A single window of Pogoniulus pusillus isolate bPogPus1 chromosome 11, bPogPus1.pri, whole genome shotgun sequence DNA harbors:
- the POLR1A gene encoding DNA-directed RNA polymerase I subunit RPA1: MKPPKVVPWRRLFGVSFGMYTAEEIRKLSVKQITNAQYLDSVGNPAANGLYDLALGPPHSREVCATCMQNFSNCPGHFGHIELPLTVYNPLFFDKLYLLIRGSCLNCHMLTCTRAVVHLLLSQLKVLEKGLLHAVHDLEVVLNRFLEQCADATSSEIEEELNHHVQEILESHQLREQCSNVKNVCECRNKLIAEFWKTHMSSKKCPHCKSRRSLVRKEHNSKLTVTYPSAVYSQAGEKGLDEPAALDDSQLGKRGYLTPITAKQYIVALWKNEGFFLCYLFPGMDPQKNSAFTPDMFFLDLLVVPPSRYRPVNRLGERLFTNGQTVNLLAVLKEAKLIQKLLLFMAKEQCQPLKLPEEVQTEAGEKDEALDRSILTAIPGQSLADKLYNTWIRLQSYVNIVFDSDMDRLATEKYPGIRQLLEKKEGLFRKHMMGKRVDFAARSVICPDMYIGTNEIGIPMVFATKLTYPQPVTPWNVKELRQAVINGPKAHPGASMVINEDGSRTVLSATSLTQREAIAKQLLTPSSGAPQSGLKIVCRHIRNGDVLLLNRQPTLHRPSIQAHRARILPGEKVLRLHYANCKAYNADFDGDEMNAHFPQSELGRAEAYTLAFTDEQYLVPKDGKPLPGLIQDHMISGVSMTIRGCCFTREQYMELVYRGLTDKTGRIKTFPPAILKPQRLWTGKQVVSTLLINIIPENHVPLNLTGKAKIGGRAWVKGLATRCLNLDSMCESQVVIRNGELLCGVLDKAHFGSSAYGLVHCCYELYGGATSGKVLTCLGRLFTAYLQLYRGFTMGIEDILVQPEADEKRQKIIERSRQGGVRAVRAALNLPETASCEEVQGKWQDAHLCKDQRDFNMVDLKFKEEVNNYNNEVNKVCMPHGLHRRFPENNLQLMVQSGAKGSTVNTMQISCLLGQIELEGRRPPLMASGKSLPCFQPYDFSPSSGGFVTGRFLTGIKPSEFFFHCMAGREGLVDTAVKTSRSGYLQRCIIKHLEGLVVQYDLTVRDSDGSVVQFLYGEDGLDIPKTQFLQPEQFPFIADNYEVIQKANRLDEALARMESHHANQQFKAIKKWQARHQSSVQREGGFLMFSQKKLAGVKAQTAGGEIRNGRDPATLQVLQMWYDLDEKKRRKYLKKAAKCPDPSLGVWRPDTHFASVSETFEKGVADYISKWESESRRSCVHPALPADRLKDLLYLKWQRSLCDPGEAVGLLAAQSIGEPSTQMTLNTFHFAGRGEMNVTLGIPRLREILLVAGANIKTPTMSVPVFNTKKALKKVKQLKKQLTRVCLAEVLQKVEIEESLRVKCKQNRHRLCKVRFQFLPHEHYREEKCVKPRQILHFMETRFFKLFLEAIKKKSAKMESFTAVSARKAIHKDLDSDQDKVQNDQEAAAEEEENIVDAEADEGDGDATEAKQRKKQEEEVDYESDEEKGEENRDENLEDEDADSEKEEEPPGSEDQNGAADESQHLSFVSQTKRERSHLAQSAQLRVNAVLDSHPSIQDYSFDTENELWCEVSLALPLLKVYFDLSSLLLSLARSAVIHEVKGITRCLLNEGTTPDGGKELLLHTEGINLAELFRYSDILDLNRLYCNDIHAMAKNYGIESALRVIVKEIKDVFAVYGIVVDPRHLSLVADYMCFEGFYKALNRIGIQSNSSPLQQMTFETSYKFLKEATMMGAHDELRSPSACLVVGKVVKGGTGLFDLKQPLR, encoded by the exons ATGAAGCCCCCGAAAGTGGTGCCGTGGCGGCGACTGTTCGGTGTCTCCTTTGGGATGTACACAGCCGAGGAGATCAG GAAGCTGAGTGTAAAACAGATCACCAATGCTCAGTACTTGGACAGTGTGGGGAATCCAGCTGCTAACGGCCTCTATGACTTGGCTTTGGGCCCTCCGCACTCCAGGGAAGTGTGTGCAACCTGCATGCAGAACTTCAGCAACTGCCCTGGGCATTTTGGCCACATAGAACTGCCTCTGACTGTCTACAATCCTCTGTTCTTTGAT aAACTGTACCTTCTGATCCGAGGCTCTTGTTTGAACTGCCACATGCTGACCTGTACTCGAGCTGTGGTTCACCTCCTGCTGAGCCAGCTGAAGGTTCTGGAGAAGGGCTTGCTTCACGCTGTCCATGATCTAGAAGTCGTTCTGAACAGG TTTTTAGAGCAATGTGCAGATGCAACAAGCTCGGAAATTGAAGAGGAGTTAAATCACCACGTTCAAGAAATCTTGGAGAGCCATCAGCTGAGGGAGCAGTGCTCAAAT gTCAAAAATGTTTGTGAGTGTAGGAATAAACTGATAGCAGAGTTCTGGAAAACACACATGAGTTCAAAGAAATGCCCCCACTGCAA GTCCAGGAGGTCCTTGGTGCGGAAGGAGCATAACAGCAAGCTGACTGTGACCTACCCCTCAGCAGTGTACtcccaggcaggggagaaaggcctggatgagCCTGCAG CTCTTGATGACAGCCAGCTAGGGAAGAGAGGGTACCTGACACCCATCACTGCCAAGCAATACATTGTGGCTCTGTGGAAGAATGAAG GTTTCTTTTTGTGTTATCTCttccctgggatggatccccaGAAGAATTCAGCATTCACTCCAGACATGTTTTTTTTAGATCTGCTTGTGGTTCCACCTTCAAG gtacCGCCCTGTGAACCGCCTGGGGGAGCGGCTCTTCACCAACGGCCAGACTGTCAACCTTCTGGCGGTGCTGAAGGAGGCCAAGCTGAtacagaagctgctgctcttcatggCTAAAGAGCAGTGCCAGCCACTGAAACTCCCAGAGGAAGTGCAGACA GAGGCAGGAGAGAAGGATGAAGCTCTGGACCGTTCCATCCTGACAGCGATTCCAGGGCAGAGCCTTGCAGATAAGCTGTACAACACCTGGATTCGTCTTCAGAGCTATGTCAACATTGTATTCGACAGCGACATGGACAGACTGGCGACAGAGAAGTATCCTGGCATTCgtcag ctgctggagaagaaggaagggcTGTTCCGCAAGCACATGATGGGCAAGCGCGTGGACTTCGCTGCCCGCTCCGTCATCTGCCCCGACATGTACATTGGCACCAACGAGATTGGCATCCCTATG GTATTTGCTACCAAACTGACTTACCCCCAGCCAGTCACCCCCTGGAATGTCAAAGAGCTGAGGCAGGCTGTCATCAACGGCCCCAAGGCTCACCCTGGGGCCTCCAtggtcatcaatgaagatggATCTCGTACAGTGCTGAGCGCAACCAGCCTGACCCAGAGGGAAGCCATAGCTAAGCAGCTCCTCACTCCTTCCTCAGGTGCTCCCCAGTCAGGCCTGAAGATT GTGTGTCGCCACATCCGGAACGGGGACGTGCTGCTGCTGAACCGGCAGCCCACCCTGCACAGGCCTTCCATCCAGGCCCACCGCGCCCGCATCCTGCCTGGGGAGaaggtgctgaggctgcactatGCCAACTGCAAGGCCTACAACGCTGACTTCGACGGTGACGAGATGAATGCCCACTTCCCACAAagtgagctgggcagagcagaagcctACACCTTGGCCTTCACCGATGAGCAGTATCTGGTGCCAAAG GATGGGAAGCCACTTCCTGGCTTGATTCAGGACCACATGATTTCTGGGGTCAGCATGACTATCCGGGGCTGCTGCTTCACCAGGGAGCAGTACATGGAGCTGGTTTACAGAGGACTGACAGACAAGACAGGAAGAATCAAGACCTTTCCTCCAGCAATCTTGAAACCACAGCGCTTATGGACAGGCAAGcag GTTGTTTCTACATTGTTAATAAACATCATTCCAGAAAACCACGTCCCACTGAATTTAACTGGAAAAGCAAAGATTGGGGGAAGAGCTTGGGTAAAGGGACTTGCAACCAGGTGTCTGAATCTGGACTCCATGTGTGAATCTCAG GTAGTTATTAGAAATGGGGAGTTGCTGTGCGGAGTCTTGGACAAAGCTCactttggcagctctgcctaTGGCCTGGTCCACTGCTGCTATGAACTGTACGGGGGCGCCACCAGTGGGAAAGTGCtgacctgcctgggcaggcttTTCACTGCCTACCTGCAGCTCTACAGGGGCTTTACAATGG GGATTGAAGATATCTTGGTTCAGCCTGAAGCAGatgagaaaagacaaaaaatcaTTGAGAGGTCACGGCAGGGCGGGGTTAGG GCTGTTAGAGCTGCTCTTAATTTGCCAGAAACAGCATCGTGCGAGGAGGTGCAGGGGAAGTGGCAGGATGCCCATCTCTGCAAAGACCAGAGGGACTTCAACATGGTTGATCTGAAGTTCAAGGAGGAAGTGAACAATTACAACAATGAAGTTAACAAG GTTTGCATGCCACATGGTCTCCACAGGAGGTTTCCAGAGAACAATTTGCAGCTGATGGTGCAGTCGGGAGCCAAAGGATCCACTGTGAACACAATGCAG ATCTCTTGTTTGCTGGGCCAGATCGAGTTGGAAGGCCGCAGACCCCCGCTGATGGCATCTGGCAAATCGCTACCCTGCTTCCAGCCCTATGATTTCTCCCCTAGCTCAGGAGGGTTTGTGACTGGCAGATTCCTCACTGGCATCAAACCTTCT GAATTCTTCTTCCACTGCATGGCTGGCAGAGAAGGTCTTGTGGATACAGCTGTCAAAACCAGCCGGTCTGGCTACCTGCAGAG GTGTATCATCAAGCATTTGGAAGGACTGGTGGTTCAATATGACCTGACTGTGCGAGACAGTGATGGCAGCGTGGTGCAGTTTCTGTATGGAGAGGATGGGCTTGACATCCCTAAAACCCAATTCCTGCAGCCTGAACAGTTCCCCTTCATTGCAGACAACTATGAG GTAATCCAGAAGGCAAACCGTCTGGATGAAGCTTTGGCAAGGATGGAGTCTCACCATGCCAACCAGCAGTTCAAAGCCATCAAAAAGTGGCAAGCCAGGCACCAAAGCTCTGTGCAAAGAGAAGGAGGCTTCCTCATGTTTTCGCAGAAGAAGCTGGCAGGTGTGAAAGCACAGACTGCAGGAGGGGAGATCAGGAATGGGAGAGACCCAGCGACCTTACAG GTACTGCAGATGTGGTATGACCTGGATGAGAAGAAGCGAAGGAAGTACCTGAAGAAGGCAGCCAAGTGTCCTGATCCCAGCCTCGGGGTTTGGCGTCCAGACACTCACTTTGCATCTGTGTCAGAGACCTTTGAGAAGGGAGTTGCAGATTACATCAGCAAGTGGGAATCTGAGAGCAGACGAAGCTgtgtgcacccagcactgcctgcagacaG GTTGAAGGACTTGCTGTATTTGAAGTGGCAGCGATCTCTTTGTGACCCAGGAGAAGCTGTGGGGCTTCTTGCAGCTCAGAGTATTGGGGAGCCTTCCACACAGATGACTCTGAACACCTTTCATTTTGCTGGCAGAGGTGAAATGAATGTCACATTGGGTATCCCAAG GCTGAGGGAAATACTGctggtggctggggccaatATCAAAACACCAACCATGAGTGTGCCGGTATTCAATACCAAGAAAGCTCTCAAGAAGGTGAAGCAGCTCAAGAAACAGCTCACCAGGGTGTGCTTAGCTGAG GTCTTGCAGAAAGTGGAGATCGAGGAATCGCTGCGCGTGAAGTGCAAGCAGAACAGACATCGGCTCTGCAAAGTCAGGTTCCAGTTCCTGCCCCATGAGCACTACCGGGAGGAGAAGTGTGTGAAGCCCAGACAGATCTTGCACTTCATGGAGACGAG GTTCTTTAAATTGTTTCTGGAGGCAATTAAAAAGAAGAGTGCAAAGATGGAATCTTTTACTGCAGTCAGTGCTCGGAAGGCAATTCACAAAGACCTAGACAGTGACCAAGACAAG GTACAGAACgatcaggaagctgcagcagaggaagaggagaacatTGTTGATgcagaagctgatgaaggggaTGGTGATGCTACAGAAGCCAAAcagaggaagaagcaggaagaggag GTGGATTATGAGAGTgatgaagagaagggagaagaaaacaggGATGAGAACCTGGAAGATGAAGATGCTGActcagaaaaagaagaggagcctcCTGGTTCTGAAGATCAGAATGGAGCAGCTGATGAGTCTCAGCACCTGTCCTTTGTGTCTCAgactaaaagagagagaagccaCTTAGCTCAGTCTGCACAGCTGCGAGTGAATGCTGTTTTGGACAGCCACCCATCCATACAGGACTACAGCTTTGACACTGAGAATGAGCTGTGGTGTGAG GTGTCGCTGGCATTGCCGCTGCTGAAGGTGTACTTTGAcctgagctcactgctgctgtccctggcgCGCAGCGCGGTCATCCACGAGGTGAAGGGCATCACCCGCTGCCTGCTCAACGAGGGCACCACCCCGGACGGAGGGAAGGAGCTCCTTCTTCACACAGAGGGCATAAACCTGGCAGAGCTCTTCAGATACTCTGAT ATTCTAGACCTGAACAGACTCTACTGCAATGACATCCACGCCATGGCTAAGAACTATGGGATCGAGTCTGCCCTGAGAGTGATtgtaaaggaaataaaagatgTGTTTGCTGTATATG GCATCGTGGTGGATCCTCGGCATCTCTCCCTGGTGGCAGACTACATGTGCTTTGAAGGCTTCTATAAAGCACTCAACCGCATTGGCATCCAGTCTAACtcctcccctctgcaacagatgACATTTGAAACCAGCTACAAATTCCTGAAGGAGGCAACAATGATGG